The Toxotes jaculatrix isolate fToxJac2 chromosome 17, fToxJac2.pri, whole genome shotgun sequence genomic interval CAGAAAGACTCCAACGTTGGAAAATACCCACTTTATTTGGCTAACTCTGATTActtaggactgtggattttattgCTTGCATTGGAGTTGTTCAAGGAAGGGATCACATtacaacacagagaagcagtGATTACACTGACTACTAACTCTCAGTGCTATCCTTTACGTACTGCATAAAGGTGCCCTGAGGAgtttttactgtaaacaaacaagcaaacattgAGTGTCACTCACCAAATCATACTGTGAATATCCTTCGGCCCTAACAAAAATGTTGAGTAGATTTACTGCTTCACAAAATTTACAGTACTGATTACTGATttagatttacagtttttttttgtttgttttttttattacattgtTCATTTGTCTTTCCCCCTCATTTATGGGCTCATTGTTGCCTTTTAAACACATTACTGCCACAGGCTTCTGATAAGGTGTGTGTCATGTCAGCCCCGTAACCTTGGCATACACGAGCATCCTTGAACGAATTGTGCCAGTGCTTTCATTAAAACTTTGCTGAGCAGTACTGCTCGTTGTCAAAAAATCCAGAGCGTACCTTTAGATACggtcaggtttttatttttatgtactGTTGATGTTACAACCTCATCAGTCTCCTGAATCAAACCTGTCCTGTCCATTCAGGATTAAGGCCATCGAGAGCAATGTTAAGGATGACGACACACAGTGGTTGACCTACTGGGTTGTTTATGGGCTCTTCAGCATCGTCGAGGCCTTCTCTGACATCTTCCTCTTCTGGTTCCCCTTTTACTATGCTGGCAAGGTAGGCTGACCTTTTGGTTTGTagggtgtttttgtttttgtgatatttggcaccatttttttctttctgttgtacTATATTCACTCTCAGTCGTCTCTTTTATGAAGTGAGTTGGCAACAGACCTAAGCCAGTTGCTTTCACTGTGAAACCGCAGACACTGTGTTGGTTGAATCACAAGGGTTGATGTCTATAGGCCTTTCTATGTCATAGCTTGCCAATAGCCCACTCTTGTGGACAGTTTGTgtaatgtcaaaacatttagaaatcTCTTTCATTATTTTGCCCCACAGTACACAATGCCTACCAGGTTTTGATTGAAAATGATAGTATACTCAAAAGTGTCAGTATATTCCgactaaaaccaaaactaaattTGATTTTTAAGTGACCTGTTCATGAACACTTGTCCCACAATGCATTGCACAAAGGAAATGGAGGAGCTAAATTGAAAAATTCACTGTGACTATGTCAgatcgtttgtttgtttgttgaaacCTAAAGGTAAGCAGTTTTTTATCTCTTAAAATACAGAACCAGTTTAGTTACTTCGTCTAGGAAGTTCCAGCAACATAAAACCTGCtatctcctctttcttcagtgtttgttcCTGATATGGTGTATGGCTCCGGTGACGTGGAACGGTTCTGACATCTTGTACAAGCGTGTGATCCGGCCATTTTTCTTGAAACACCAGGCTGCCATGGACAATGTCGTCAGCGATCTGAGCGCCAAGGCTAGGAACATAACTGAGGCTGCCACAAAGgagggtgagacacacacagtatacatgcAAGTATAACCacattcacatactgtatgtgctgcagTGTTGCATCCTCACAGCGGACAAACGTGCACGACCTCCCAGTTTCAAATTGTAAAAATATATTCCCAAATACAATAATCAGTTgtatttatatcttttttttttttttttacttttccacaaaatgtagtgtttttctttctttctttctttgtttcatcaGCTGTTAACCGGGCCCTCAGCCATGAGAAGGACCAGTGAGAAACATGGgaaggctttgtgtgtgtgtgtgtgtgtgtgtgtgtgtgtgtgtgtgtgtgtgtgtgtgtgtgtgtgtgtgtgtgtgtgtgtgggtgtgtgtgtgtgtgtgtgtgtgtgtgtgggtagtTGAAAGAGTGACTGAGggagtatttgtgtgtgtttgtcgttTTGCCTTTGGTTTGTCCTCCCCCTTCCGTGACAAATGATGATGATCGACCTCCCTATCATGAGGTGAACTGAAGCTTCACAGTCCTTAAATTAAATATCTTGTTTGTGCATCCACATCGCTTTACTGTCATTGGTACTGTTATGACAATCAGTGAAACTGTGACCTTTTTGTGAGATCTTATTTTCGTTGTTGCAGTGTGACAAATTAAGTGGAAAGAAATATGTTGATAGTAAAACTTATGATTGTGAACCTGCAGGTTTCTGCACCACGCGCGGTGTACTCAATATTACGACTGATTGAGCCATTTGTGACAGAAAACTGAGGCTGATACCAATACAGTTTTAAAAGGAGTTTGCTTTGAAATGTGTCCATAAGCAGCATTTTCTAACTTTGCTAATCAAAACTGGAACATTTACATGTCATTGGTGTCTGCATTGGTCTTACAAGCCTTATTCTCACATGTGCTAAGCAGAATTTAAAGTCTGTTTGAGCTGTTGGGAAGGTTCTCAAGCTCTTTGTTTAACTGAATGACTTCTGTCTTTTGATATGTCTTAATTTATCATCTCTTAATGATGCAACAGTAAAACTGGAACCTGATGAACTGAAAAtagtgtctttgtgtctgactTTAAACTTTGAGATTTATTTCCGTTTCTTCTGTTTCGTCCTCTCCAAGCAGTGTCATTCCTCACAAATTGGGAAATGGATTTTATTTGGTCCAAATTACAATGTTCACACCCCAGTAATTTCTgtaattgggggggggggtttgtttttttttttagcagaggCGAGTCAGGGAAATTGTTTTTCTGGATCCATAGTTTCTGCTAGTTTGGTCAATTTTGCAGGAGCAAATATTTCTCATTAATGAACTTCATCAGCAGTGATTGTTAACAGTGCCCAGGTATGGCTCCCTGTTCCTTAGGAAACATTAAAGGTTTAATTTCAACcatttatgaaaataatttaattcttcttcttcttcttcttcttcttcttcttcttcttattattattattattattgttaagcATCTCTGAACACAATTTTTAGCACCAAGCTACAGTAGTAAATTACAGTTTTTGCTACCAATTTTCCAGATGTAGTGGTAgataattttgtattttttcagatTTGGTATAGAAGgaaatgttcttttttgttgatatttgtttctgtttctgccaTCCTACATATCCACTTGATCTTTTAACCTGTCACCCTCAAGTACATTTACCGGCTTTCAGACAGCCTAACCACCCACGCTTTAATTTGTGTTTGGCTCTGTATTCGCGCTTGACGAGCTCTGAATGGGAGGCCCCTTTGTGTTCGTGCACTGGGTGTAATACATGGGAAATGGTGGATGGAGCCGGTGTGATGGCCACACACTGCCACAGGGAGAGGAAGGCACCCATCTGGAAATGGCTTCTGTGAAGATGTGTCTGGGTGTTTGTTATGTATCCCCTGAGCCACTGGTCACTGACGTGTTATTGATTTAACAGAAATGGGACACAGAAACCCATAATTGcattgtgttgctgtgtggaTTGATCCAAGGCTTTGTATTTAGTGTGGGGCCTGTAATGACTTAGGACAGTAGAAGAAAAGCTGAAGAGAAGGGACAAAGAAGGAAAGGAGTGAATGTATGAAAGCATGttttatatacatacacaaacaagtTTCAGCTGTCAGCTTTCAGATTCTTAAAACTGAATAATGATATTTGGAAacttcagttgttgttttctgctgcagataATACATATAGTCTTAATACAAATAAACTAATGCTACTCTCCTAGGATGATAAGAAGACTTCATTCTGAAAATAAGCGCAAGTGTACAGCCTCACATAAGAGGGTTTTAAGAAACACTCAGTTTTGTGGTGAATAATGACACCTGATTTGAATCTCTGgatccctcccttcctctttccaAGCTTACTACTTTCCATCTGAAtattcttgcttttttttttctcctgcctaACCCTGCATCACCCTGCCCCTCCCTGCTTTTCTGCTCATTATCCCCCGGACTAAAACAATCAATGCTACTTGTAATCACCCTGTGTGCTTGTCTGACCACCgctgccccctccccccttttctgCAGGTCCCCGGCTCGCCgacagagggagacaaacaCAAGCCTGTCCTGATGGAGAGTTGGTGAGTCATACAGGGAGACcgtcacgtacacacacacagctcaaaaCAAGGCCTGGTCTGCCTCGGCCACAGGCCTTTAGTAGCACCCGGGACgggtttatttacatttatttgtgaGTTCATTCGAAGTTAATGAGATATGCTCGTTTCTCCTGACGTGGACTGAAGTGATTTGAGCGTCTTTGTGGTTGCTGGGCTGGTATACTTCCTGTTTACCAGCCCGTAAGTGTCATCTCCTTCCTTCTTTGATCCATTGCttgttgttttgctctgttattcgtgcgtgtgtgtgtgtgtacagtagtACATAGCCTGtactatactgtactgtactgtactataCTGCATACACTACTGCATTCATGTAATCATGGCTCTGTCCACGGTGCTGAAACACAATGAGGTctctgtccgtggtgctgatcCTTGATCAGACAACCAgggatgtgattttttttttaagctgtccAAGCTGACTCCACACATGGCATCAGTAATAAAACTAACTACAAATCATTCAATCGTGTCTACTATCTCAAAAAATAACCATAGTTCATTATCTCTGATTCATTCAGATCTATTGCTTGATTTTATGGCACCATCACTCTTATTTATatcaaaaagtatttttttaaacgtACTTGAAGCGCATGTATCAATGTCTGCAAAATTTAAGATGAGTACCCAGATGCCAAATCCAATGATCCAAGGAATCCGACTATTCTGACCTTTTATTCTCACGAAATTTCGCTCAGGGTTTCACCAGTTTTAGTCgtcttttcatttctcctgctcTCGACCAAAGTGTAACTGGCACATGCTGCATCTGGCCCTGACCCTGGAGGTATCTGGTGGCTACAATATACTTGGCTGTGGCTGAAACATCGACAAAAATCATTTGGAAATGAAATGGGGCTCTGCTTAGGTTACATTTTTGACCGTGAATGTAATTTCATCAATTGGGCTACTTTAATGTGATTTGTTGCTCAGGGACTGACAATATTTTTAACTCTAGATTTCTTAGATATTCTATATTGCATGCGATTAGATTGTGGCTCTTTGTGAATATTAGAATTAGTTGGGCTGTTTCTTATTATtaatctcattttctttcttttcttaatttgtTGTTAATTCGCTTTGTTGTGATCCTGCGGTCAAATTCCCACGGTTGCATCCACCCAGGTCATAAACGCGATTTTTTTACAGGGGGAAGTCTGTTTAAAATAGCTTATTTTGCTGGCATCAAACCCCTAGGAAGTGtatgaactgaaagaaaatcaaGTGTGGACAGAAAAGGGAGAGACGGCATAGCACCTCCCACGTCCTATctgcgagaaagagagagggagagagagagagagagagagagagagagagagagagagagagtctgctGTGGTGGTGTTAGAAATCGGACGACATGAGCTCTACATGAACCGCGTAAAATGCTTTAGGACGCTTTCGGCGTTTGTCTTTCATCCGTCTAAACCAAGGACGAGCCTGAAGCGGAGCTATTCTTCACGACCAGGTATGAAGATGCTGCTCATTCCCACATCTTACATGGAGGTTAGATGTTGGTATTCAGTGGCGTAACCGCGGTCCTTCTGCCTGGCTGACTGCTGTGCGCACACGATTCCTGCTGTTCACGGCCAACTCATTTTCCAATCTCATTTTCTCTATCCGTCTTGTTAATGTTGATTTAAATGCGTCTATTTGTGTTTAGGAACCTCGGTCGTGTGAATTGTATGTAGCCCGTTCCCGCACAGCCATATTGGCAGtcagcaggagagggagagagagggcaaaGATATGAGGGTGTCGGGATTA includes:
- the zgc:101744 gene encoding receptor expression-enhancing protein 6, which translates into the protein MSQLKERFVTLLHEKNFVTDQLAALEEKTGVKREYITLGALSFLGLYLLFGYGASLLCNLIGFIYPAYFSIKAIESNVKDDDTQWLTYWVVYGLFSIVEAFSDIFLFWFPFYYAGKCLFLIWCMAPVTWNGSDILYKRVIRPFFLKHQAAMDNVVSDLSAKARNITEAATKEAVNRALSHEKDQ